A genomic region of Phragmites australis chromosome 2, lpPhrAust1.1, whole genome shotgun sequence contains the following coding sequences:
- the LOC133909415 gene encoding E3 ubiquitin-protein ligase AIRP2-like, producing MFHGGRPLSLRGSLKALEADIHHANTLAHAIHRAYGGACVQMRLSYSSMAPIIFNLIQWMDCSCSLSYTLPSYLGLLEVLVYKVYVDEDASISTIERRASLKEFYAIIYPFLQQLEGNLMEKDCKEKGWCKESSGCGRNPVADDNREDECGICLEICTKMVLPNCNHAMCINCYRDWYTRSQSCPFCRGSLKRVRSRDLWVLTGDDDVIDTVTLEKENVRHFLSFIDSLPLIVPDNMLLVYYDYLV from the exons ATGTTCCATGGTGGTAGGCCTTTGTCCCTCAGGGGGTCTCTCAAGGCCCTTGAAGCTGATATCCACCATGCCAACACCCT gGCGCATGCTATACACAGGGCCTATGGGGGTGCCTGTGTGCAGATGAGGCTGTCCTACAGCTCCATGGCTCCAATCATCTTCAACCTCATCCAGTGGATGGATTGCAGCTGCTCTCTGTCATATACCCTCCCTAGTTACCTTGGCCTGCTTGAGGTTCTTGTATACAAG GTTTATGTTGATGAAGATGCCTCTATATCCACCATCGAAAGGAGAGCAAGCCTCAAGGAATTCTACG CTATCATATACCCTTTCTTGCAACAACTTGAGGGCAACCTGATGGAGAAGGACTGCAAGGAGAAAGGGTGGTGTAAGGAGTCCAGTGGCTGTGGCCGGAATCCTGTTGCCGATGATAACAGGGAGGATGAGTGCGGCATTTGCTTGGAGATTTGCACCAAGATGGTCCTTCCCAATTGCAACCACGCCATGTGCATCAACTGTTACCGAGACTG GTATACAAGATCCCAGTCATGCCCGTTCTGCCGCGGAAGCCTAAAGAGGGTCCGATCCAGAGACCTCTGGGTGCTCACCGGCGACGACGATGTGATCGACACGGTcaccttggagaaggaaaatgTGAGGCACTTCCTCAGCTTCATCGATAGCTTGCCTCTGATCGTCCCTGACAACATGTTGTTGGTGTACTACGACTACCTAGTATGA